The sequence GCTTCTGTAAACCATGCAGTCTCCATGGGAACAGCCATCCTGTCTAACAACCTACAGTTTAAAGATGCAAATAAGTTGGACAGAGAAATCTTAACTAGAATAAACGAGGATCGTAAATGTTTAAGTTTACAATAGCTTTGCTATGAAATAACCTACTGAAGATCTGTATCTGTCACCCCAGGAGCTGTGAGTGTGTAAAATGCATGGGTTGGGTGTGATGGGCTGGGGTGCCCCTGGCCCTGGGTGTGCTCTGAGGCAGCAGTGTCTCTGCAGATGCACGCCATCCCCCTGAGGTCCTCCTGGGTGATGACCTGTGCCTACGCTCCCTCGGGCAACTACGTGGCCTGCGGGGGCCTGGACAACATCTGCTCCATCTACAACCTGAAAACCAGGGAGGGCAACGTGCGCGTGAGCCGCGAGCTGCCGGGCCACACAGGTCAGTGCTCCaaggggagcagccctgcctggggctgggcactgcctgagctctgcttgagtgccacagcctggctgctgttCTGGCATTTTCACCTTCAGTTGTTACTCCTGGGTCAAACCCTTACacagctgttttgtttttaggaTACTTGTCCTGTTGTCGCTTCCTAGATGACAACCAAATTGTCActagctcaggagacaccactTGGTGAGTTTTTGAGCTCTGTTGACCTTCTCCCACcccctctttcttccttttttttttctctccagtgccttaatttctgtttaaaatttgAACTCTGAAATAATGACAGACGTTGTGTTAACTTCATCTGCAGTGCTTTGTGGGACATAGAAACTGGCCAGCAGACCACCACGTTCACAGGGCACACTGGAGATGTGATGAGCCTCTCTCTGAGCCCAGACATGAGGACTTTTGTCTCGGGCGCCTGCGATGCCTCCTCGAAGCTCTGGGATATCCGCGATGGGATGTGCAGGCAGTCCTTCACGGGGCACGTGTCAGACATCAATGCAGTTTGTGTAAGTGAGCCTCCTGCTCCCACGTGGGAAGAAAGGGGGAGGATAAAGGCTACATTTGCATGAATTCAGCTTAGAGTCTACTGAGCTGCCTTGATTTAAAATCAATTAGTTAGGGTAGAGAATGTTTAATTGTATGTAATGGAGAAGGTTGTGTAATAACTTACAATCTACTTTGTAACTGAATTGTTATTGCCGTTTTCTGTGATGCACTGCGCTGTTCCTGGAATAGTTTCCCTTGTGTTTTTATTCAGTAACTGAGACATCACTTTTTTTAAGAAGTAAAGAATGGACTAGGGAAACTTCTTGAAGCATGGCAATGtgttaaaaactgaaaattgtGGATAAATGCAATATACTGAGAGGGTAAAACAAAGCCAAGCATACTCATCCTAAAGTTTTTTTGTTGAACAAAAAGAGCTTTCAGTGAAGTATTCTGGAAGGCAATTAAAATTAGTATTGATATTGAATATTCCCTGGAATAATATGGTAATATTTAGAAAGTGGATTATATTTCCCCTCTGTCATAGTAACGCTATGTTCTGATCTGCAAGATCCAGGCTCTGgtaaatagagaaagaaatctAAGTCGAAGCTGCATCTGTTTTTGATAAACATGAAAAATTGTTAAGGCTGAGAGAATACCAAGCACATGACCAGTACAGAAATGCAGTTCCTATACTTAGACCTGAACTCTGAGATGTGCTGGGCTCTCTCCATTCCCGTTTCAATCAATATTGCTGTTGAGAGAATAACTCGGATTTGGAATAGATTTTTTTAGGAAATTGAATTGCTTGTTTGCAGTGTTTTGTCTTGGCTGAGCCAACCTGGCTGACCAGCTCAGGATGGAACACTGTGTTCCACTTCAGCCAggatgtgcagagctggggtttgCTTCATTTGTAGGAGTCAGTGGCATCCCCTGTGACTGCTCTTACAGCAcacccaggagctgcctggctgtAATTCCAGTcactcaggtgtccccagtgctgtTCCAGAGGTGTTCCCTTGCATAGCTGCGTACCTGCGTTTTCCAGCATGCAGAAATGAAATAAACCATTCTGCCTTTGCCTGGTGAAAcactcctgtgctgtgctcagcccagcaTGACCAGTGTACATTTTGgtgctgagctcctgtgtcTCACCCCCACGTTTCTGGCAGTTCTTCCCCAACGGCCACGCGTTCGCCACGGGCTCTGACGACGCCACGTGCCGGCTGTTCGACCTGCGCGCGGACCAGGAGCTGATGATGTACTCGCACGACAACATCATCTGCGGCATCACCTCCGTGGCCTTCTCCAAGAGCGGCCGCCTCCTGCTCGCCGGCTACGACGACTTCAACTGCAACGTCTGGGACACCCTCAAAGGGGAGAGGGCAGGTGAGGACCCGgccacagcccctgcacactgcagagccaggctgctgccagggctggtgctgctgctgtggatcTGCTGGATTCCTTTtagtgctgttttctctcaaaATGGCATCCTTACATTTGTCTTCCAGAAGTCACGTTGCATTTCAGTTCCATCTCCATGGTGTGAGCAGTAAATGAGGCAGGAGAACAGGCCTGTTCTTGGGCTTTCCAGATCTGTGTGCTGGGAGATCCCAGCTCTTGAGGCTGAGAAATGCCCTCCAAAACTGCATctacagaaaatatatttcactAAAGTGTATGGGATTAAGTAGTGCAAAATTACACGTTTGCATTGTATTTTGCACCCATGAGTGGCAGTAATTCAGATGTAGCTACAGGAGTCTTTTTGGCTTTGCATTCCCTGCTGTTGAGATAAAGGGAAAGTGGAAACTTCTGGTCCTTGAATCAGTCACTTCTGTCAGGACACAGCATGCTTTATAGCACAGCTATTTCTCACTTCTTACAGTAACTTAAATGCTTGGGCCTGGTTCAGTTCTGAACACCAGTTCTGCTGTCCAGACTGGAAATAAATCCTTTTCCTTAGTTCTACTACACCTGGATGGGGAACCTTGGGAGAGCAGACAAGGGCAAGAAGACttagagagaaaacagaaccaAAGCAGGAAGGAGGCAGGCTAGTGCTGCTCTTCTGTTTGTCACAATATACAGGGGATTTGTAATCCCTTGGGCTTGCAAAACTTGGGAAACTCAAAGTAGTTAATGCACCCAGGACTTTGTAAGGAGACATCACACTGGATTTTGGGAGTGCTTGATGGCTGAAATTGTGGACAGCACTgtagaaaacagggaaaaaccaGTAGAGAGCCAGATTAGGGAAGACATCTATGGGGCAGAAAGGAGAAGTCATAAGGGCGGAGGGAAAATGGAGGCAATATTGTGTGTAGATATTTTTACATACCttattgttgggttttttgataAGGCTGTTATAGTCTGTGTGGTTCCTCAGAGTAAAGACAAAAAGGAGAATGAAGATCTTGCACTGTACCTTTTTTAGTACAATTAAGACTTACTTGGGAGAGCAGAGTAACAACTGAAGTCCTTGGCATCTTGCAGACACTAAACTTCCATTGCTTCTTCTTTTCCAGGTGTCCTGGCTGGCCATGACAACCGTGTCAGCTGTTTAGGTGTTACTGATGACGGCATGGCTGTAGCTACAGGGTCTTGGGACAGTTTTCTCAGAATCTGGAATTAACTGGGAGCCAAACATGTACATTCTCCATTTGAGATCTGGAGAGATCAATG comes from Agelaius phoeniceus isolate bAgePho1 chromosome 10, bAgePho1.hap1, whole genome shotgun sequence and encodes:
- the GNB4 gene encoding guanine nucleotide-binding protein subunit beta-4 isoform X1; translated protein: MSELEQLRQEAEQLRNQIRDARKACSDTTLAQITTSLDSVGRIQMRTRRTLRGHLAKIYAMHWGSDSRLLVSASQDGKLIIWDSYTTNKMHAIPLRSSWVMTCAYAPSGNYVACGGLDNICSIYNLKTREGNVRVSRELPGHTGYLSCCRFLDDNQIVTSSGDTTCALWDIETGQQTTTFTGHTGDVMSLSLSPDMRTFVSGACDASSKLWDIRDGMCRQSFTGHVSDINAVCFFPNGHAFATGSDDATCRLFDLRADQELMMYSHDNIICGITSVAFSKSGRLLLAGYDDFNCNVWDTLKGERAGVLAGHDNRVSCLGVTDDGMAVATGSWDSFLRIWN
- the GNB4 gene encoding guanine nucleotide-binding protein subunit beta-4 isoform X2, which produces MHAIPLRSSWVMTCAYAPSGNYVACGGLDNICSIYNLKTREGNVRVSRELPGHTGYLSCCRFLDDNQIVTSSGDTTCALWDIETGQQTTTFTGHTGDVMSLSLSPDMRTFVSGACDASSKLWDIRDGMCRQSFTGHVSDINAVCFFPNGHAFATGSDDATCRLFDLRADQELMMYSHDNIICGITSVAFSKSGRLLLAGYDDFNCNVWDTLKGERAGVLAGHDNRVSCLGVTDDGMAVATGSWDSFLRIWN